In one Paenibacillus sp. JQZ6Y-1 genomic region, the following are encoded:
- a CDS encoding RHS repeat domain-containing protein, with translation MKIEKHSPVSISQKIIILVCATMLVLPSLSASAATKRVYEYNVNGRLITMYTATQKTTYSYDKNGNLFRKQIEKGDYSSIITAANTK, from the coding sequence ATGAAAATAGAAAAGCATTCACCTGTCTCTATAAGTCAGAAAATTATCATTCTGGTTTGCGCTACTATGCTGGTATTACCCTCACTTTCTGCTTCCGCAGCTACAAAGCGAGTATACGAGTATAACGTGAATGGTCGATTGATCACGATGTATACAGCCACACAGAAGACAACGTATTCCTACGATAAAAACGGCAATCTGTTTCGCAAGCAGATTGAAAAAGGAGATTACAGCAGTATCATCACCGCAGCTAATACAAAATAA
- a CDS encoding sugar-binding transcriptional regulator: protein MDNDKQRLSVEAARLYYLSDYSQQEIATKLGVSRPTVSRLLQQAKEKGYVRIEIVDPLEDLDALGEQLRQQFALDTVHVCYAPVNEYKEIQKHISKRAADYLHETVQDSDIIGVTWGRTMYSVARQLEQKQVRGVEVVQLKGGVSHSHINTYAAETVNLFAEAFHTSARYLPLPVIFDSIEVKRMVEEDRHIQRIIELGRQANIAMFTVGTVKQDALLFQLGYFNAEEQKLLQRTGAGDICSRFFDASGDICSPAINDRTVGIDLPDLRKKEKSILVAGGQRKIDAIRAALVGRYANILVTDQFTAQALLAE from the coding sequence ATGGATAATGACAAGCAGCGCCTCAGCGTCGAAGCCGCCCGGCTGTATTACCTGTCGGATTACAGCCAGCAGGAGATCGCCACCAAACTCGGCGTTTCCCGACCGACCGTATCACGCCTCCTTCAGCAGGCAAAGGAGAAGGGCTATGTCCGCATCGAGATTGTGGACCCGTTAGAGGATCTGGATGCACTCGGCGAACAATTGCGTCAGCAATTTGCTCTCGACACCGTGCATGTATGTTATGCACCAGTCAATGAATATAAAGAAATTCAAAAGCATATTAGTAAGCGTGCCGCGGATTATTTGCATGAAACCGTACAGGATAGCGACATTATTGGTGTGACATGGGGACGTACCATGTATTCCGTAGCGCGTCAATTGGAGCAAAAGCAAGTACGCGGGGTGGAGGTCGTGCAGCTTAAAGGCGGCGTTAGCCATTCGCATATTAATACATATGCGGCTGAAACGGTAAATCTGTTTGCAGAAGCTTTTCACACGAGCGCACGCTATTTGCCGTTGCCTGTTATTTTCGACAGTATTGAAGTAAAGCGTATGGTCGAAGAGGATCGGCATATCCAGCGGATTATTGAGCTGGGACGACAGGCGAATATTGCGATGTTTACCGTGGGGACGGTAAAGCAGGATGCGTTGCTGTTTCAGTTGGGATATTTTAACGCAGAGGAGCAGAAGTTGCTGCAACGTACTGGTGCAGGGGATATTTGCTCCCGTTTCTTCGATGCCAGCGGTGACATATGTAGCCCAGCAATTAATGATCGCACCGTAGGTATTGATTTGCCCGATTTGCGCAAAAAGGAGAAGTCGATTCTGGTAGCAGGCGGACAGCGGAAGATCGATGCTATTCGCGCGGCACTGGTGGGGAGATATGCGAATATCTTGGTGACGGATCAGTTTACGGCGCAGGCGTTATTGGCGGAGTAG
- a CDS encoding GlsB/YeaQ/YmgE family stress response membrane protein, whose translation MLGWLWALIVGGIIGWIAGMIVGRDIPGGIIGNIIAGFIGGWLGNMLLGQWGPEVGGFYLIQAIIGAVILVFVVSLVMRSMRRTRS comes from the coding sequence ATGTTAGGATGGTTATGGGCATTAATCGTTGGGGGTATTATTGGTTGGATCGCAGGTATGATCGTAGGACGCGATATTCCGGGCGGTATCATCGGTAACATCATCGCTGGTTTCATCGGTGGATGGCTGGGTAACATGCTGCTGGGTCAATGGGGTCCAGAAGTTGGCGGTTTCTACTTGATTCAAGCGATTATCGGTGCGGTAATCCTCGTATTCGTAGTAAGTCTGGTTATGCGTTCGATGCGTAGAACCCGTAGCTAA
- a CDS encoding manganese catalase family protein, which produces MFTRLDQIMIQIPDVDRPDPDAAAAVQELLGGKFGEMSTLNNYLFQSFNFRNKSKLKPFYDLVTSITAEELGHVELVAHGINKIQAGSTTYKEPDDTPLGSVKNVRLSYPYLAGAQGAMPRDSMGRPWTGDNVFNSGNLVEDLLHNFFLECGARTHKMKVYEMTDHPAAREVVGFLLVRGGVHVVAYAKALEIATGVDVTKLVPVPSLSNKSFNEARKYEEKGVHTKLYTHSTEDFKAIGEIWKGTHPEDGLPLEVIHGFPEGVPVPEYPEVEEEFAPGISQEDFAAIAKRLKENGNIR; this is translated from the coding sequence ATGTTTACACGTCTTGACCAGATTATGATCCAAATTCCCGATGTGGACCGTCCTGATCCAGATGCAGCAGCAGCGGTACAGGAACTGCTGGGTGGTAAATTTGGCGAAATGTCGACTCTGAACAACTATCTTTTCCAGTCGTTTAACTTCCGCAACAAGTCCAAGCTGAAACCGTTCTATGATCTCGTAACGAGCATCACGGCGGAGGAGCTTGGACACGTGGAACTCGTCGCGCATGGCATCAACAAGATCCAAGCCGGTTCCACCACATACAAAGAACCGGACGATACACCGCTCGGTTCGGTCAAAAATGTACGACTCAGTTATCCATATCTCGCCGGTGCGCAGGGCGCAATGCCACGCGATTCGATGGGACGTCCGTGGACGGGTGACAATGTGTTTAACAGCGGCAATCTAGTAGAAGATTTACTGCATAACTTCTTCCTAGAATGTGGTGCGAGAACGCATAAGATGAAGGTATATGAAATGACGGATCATCCGGCAGCTCGTGAAGTAGTCGGCTTCCTGCTTGTTCGCGGCGGCGTGCATGTGGTCGCTTATGCGAAAGCATTGGAAATCGCCACAGGTGTGGATGTGACCAAGCTTGTACCTGTGCCTTCGCTTAGCAATAAGTCGTTTAACGAAGCACGTAAATACGAGGAAAAAGGTGTGCATACGAAGTTGTATACACACAGTACAGAAGATTTTAAAGCGATTGGCGAGATCTGGAAAGGTACGCATCCAGAGGATGGACTGCCGCTTGAAGTCATTCATGGTTTCCCTGAAGGCGTACCTGTACCCGAATATCCGGAAGTTGAGGAAGAATTTGCTCCGGGCATTTCGCAGGAAGATTTTGCAGCAATTGCTAAACGTCTGAAAGAGAACGGCAATATCCGTTAA